The Prosthecobacter vanneervenii sequence TCCTGCGCCGCGAAGCCGAATTCATCGGTGCTGCCGTGCACGGTCCCGCCTTTGATGCCGCCACCGGCCATCCAGACGGAGAAGCCGTAGTGGTTGTGGTCGCGGCCGAGCTTTGATTTCGCCCCGCTCATTTCGACTGTGGGCGTGCGGCCGAATTCACCGCCCCAGAGAATGAGGGTGTCCTCCAGCATGCCACGCTGCTTGAGGTCTGCGATCAGCGCGGCAATGGGCTGGTCGATTTCGGCGGAGAGCTTGCGGTGGTTTGTTTCGATGTTGTCGTGATTGTCCCAAGGCTGGCCAGCGCCATGCCAGAGCTGCACCATGCGCACGCCACGCTCCAGCAGACGCCGTGCGATGAGGGTCTGCCGCGCATGCACGCCTTCGCCATACATGTCCCGAATGTGCTGAGGCTCGCGCGAGACATCGAAAGCATCTGAAGCCTCCATCTGCATGCGGTAGGCCAGCTCGAAGCTCTGGATGCGAGCCTCCAGCCGGGGATCGCTGCGCTCCCTGCGGTGAGCTTCATTGATGCGGCGCAGCAGATCGAGCTGGCGGTTCTGCACACGCGAATCTGCATGCGGACTGCGGATGTTTTCAATCAGGCGGTCCACCTGCTCATGCTTTGAATCGACGTAGGTGCCCTGATAGGCACCTGGAAGAAATGCGGCCTGCCAGTTTTCCGCGCTTTTGATCGGCATGCCGCCGGGGCACATGGCGATGAAGCCGGGCAGGTTTTCGTTC is a genomic window containing:
- a CDS encoding DUF1501 domain-containing protein, which translates into the protein MNTPPLTRRDFLRRSGMGMAMLGLGDAMAGAKPHHAPKAKRVIHFFLNGGPSHVDTFDPKPALERFAGKPVPSHRLTERKTGAAFPSPFKFQRYGQSGIEVSELFAKTAAHIDDIAVIRSMQAQVPNHEPSLMLMNCGDSIQARPSLGAWLTYGLGSANENLPGFIAMCPGGMPIKSAENWQAAFLPGAYQGTYVDSKHEQVDRLIENIRSPHADSRVQNRQLDLLRRINEAHRRERSDPRLEARIQSFELAYRMQMEASDAFDVSREPQHIRDMYGEGVHARQTLIARRLLERGVRMVQLWHGAGQPWDNHDNIETNHRKLSAEIDQPIAALIADLKQRGMLEDTLILWGGEFGRTPTVEMSGAKSKLGRDHNHYGFSVWMAGGGIKGGTVHGSTDEFGFAAQENPTSVHDLHATILHLMGINHEELTYRYAGRDFRLTDVYGDVITPVVA